TGAAGAAACCGCCCATTTCTCCAATTTCTTTAAAAAACATGCGGACCACTCCCCTGCCGCGTACCGGAAATTGGAAATTGTTTGATTTTTGCAACTCTTGGTTTCACTTTCGTAAGGTAAACCGCGACCCACAATGGAACTTTGTAGTGTTCAATTTAAAAAACAAAAACACTATGGATTCCAGAAAAATAGCATTGGTTACAGGGGGTAGCCGGGGACTGGGCAGGGATATGGCAGTTAACCTGGCCAAAAAAGGATTGGATGTGGTCATTACCTACAATTCCAACAGTGGAGCTGCCCAGCAAACCCTTGAATTGATTGGCGCCGAAGGCGCGCAGGGCATCGCACTACAATTGGATGCCCGAAACAGTACTGCTTTTGAGGCTTTTAAAACCAATTTGGTAACAGAACTAAATAAGCAGTGGAACAGATCCAAAATTGATTATTTGGTCAATAACGCAGGTTTTGGCCACGAGGGTTCGGTTTTCGATACTTCAGAAGAAGCTTTTGATGACCTTATGAACGTCCATTTCAAAGGCGTATATTTCCTTACCCAAAAGCTACTTGACGCCATGAATGATGGCGGGGGCATTGTAAACATTTCCAGTGGTTTGGCCCGGTTTTCGTTCCCAGGATATTCTGCCTATGCGGCCATGAAGGGAGCTGTTGAAGTCTATACCCGATATCTGGCCAAGGAATTGGGGACACGAAAAATTAAGGCCAATACGGTCGCTCCAGGAGCAATCAACACGGATTTTAATAAGGATCGTTTTGAAGCGGCACCTCAGGTAGTCGAGATCATAGCTTCGTTAACGGCATTGGGTCGTGTTGGCGAAGCAGAGGATATTGGTAGTGTGGTGGCGTTTTTGTGTATCGATGATGCTGCCTGGATCAATGGTCAACGCATTGAAGCCTCTGGAGGGATGTTTGTCTAAATCAATAAAAGCCCCAAATTGGGGCTTTTTTATTCTTTTTTAAGGTGGGATAAGCCATTCCCAACCGCACCACACAAAAATTGTATTTGGTTTCATCCTGTAGGCAATTCAGGCGTTGATAGTTAAAAACATTAAAAATTAGAGCTTTCTTAGGATAACTCTTCCGCAGTATCCCTTATTTTTACAGTACAACCTTACCAAGGCCATCAATTGCTATGATTAAAATCCATAAACTCCTTGGTATACTTCCCATTTTGATTTCCTTCGTATCTGTCTGTGCCCAAGATGGTCCTTACTCGTATAAAAAGAATGACCCCAATGGAATTGGCAAATGGTATATGGGTAGGGAAATTGCCCATGTAATGGGGTTTCAGGGCATGTACTGGTTGGAACGCCCAGAGCGTGAAAGGGAGGAGAAAGCCACTAAGCTATTGGAAAATATGCAACTATCCGAAACTGATGTCATTGCGGATATTGGCGCAGGTTCTGGATATCATGTTTTCAAAATGGCAGAAAAAACACCTAAAGGAATTATCTATGCCGTGGATATCCAAGAAGAGATGTTGGAAGCGCTAAAATTCCGAAAACGGGAATTCAAGGCAGGTAATGTTGAAATCGTTAGGGGTTCTGAAAAAAATGTCAATCTCCCCAAAAACACACTGGATAAGGTGCTTATTGTAGATGTATATCATGAAATGGGTTATCCCATGGAAATGATGCGGTCCATTTACAATGCCATGAAAAAAGAAGGCAAGCTATTCCTGATCGAGTATCGAGGTGAAGACCCAAGTGTACCCATTAAACGGTTGCATAAAATGACAGAGGAGCAAGCGGTTAAGGAAATGGCCGCCGTAGGATTTGTGTTGAAGGAAAACATCGATAATTTGCCATGGCAGCATTGTATGGTATTTGTCAAGGAAATAAATTAAATGCAACAACAAATTGTCATAGTAGTCCTATTTTTAATCCCCATCATTATGAAAGCCCAAACCCTTTTTGATGCCAACACCAATCCAAATTCCAAAAACTGGTATATCATTGATGATGTTGTTATGGGGGGGCGTTCCTCTGGTGAGTTTGGGATCACCAAAGAGGGGAATGCTAAATTCTCCGGAACGGTTTCCCTGGAAAACAATGGAGGATTTTCTTCGGTACGATATGTTATGGAGACCCTAAGGGTGACTCCGGAAAGTAAAGTTCGAATCCGCCTAAAGGGGGATGGAAGCAACTATCAATTCCGTGTTAGGCACCAAAGGGGAAGTTATTACAGTTATATCACCAAATTTGAAACGACCGGAAACTGGCAAACCTTGGATTTTCAACTTAAAGACCTCTACCCCACCTTTCGGGGACGACGATTAAACTTTCCGAATTTCGATCATCATAAAATTGAAGAAATCACTTTTCTTATTGCAAATAAGGTTCCCCAAAAATTTGAACTGACCATTTCAAGAATTGAATTGTTGGATTGACGTATTTAGAACCACAATAAACTAAACCGTGACCAACCCAATGAACCAAACATTGGACTATCTTTCCTTCTGGTTTAGTGACCACTATTGAATCCAAACTGTGCGAACCATAAAACTGCTTCAGGCTTTCCAATCAGTCCTACACCGCTTATTGGCATTCATTCTGTTGCTCGGTTTTATGGAGCTTGGTTTTGGTCAAACCATTGAGCGACCCGAATTTGCCTCTGGAAAGTTGACCGAATCCTTGGATTTTGACGGGGCCTTGAATGAAGAGGACTGGAAAAACGCCCCTGTGCTCACCAATCTTAAGACTACCGTTCCCGAAGAAGGGGGAATCCCATCACAGACTACTTTGGTTCAGGTCATAGCTGATGCCAGA
The sequence above is a segment of the Muricauda sp. SCSIO 64092 genome. Coding sequences within it:
- a CDS encoding SDR family NAD(P)-dependent oxidoreductase produces the protein MDSRKIALVTGGSRGLGRDMAVNLAKKGLDVVITYNSNSGAAQQTLELIGAEGAQGIALQLDARNSTAFEAFKTNLVTELNKQWNRSKIDYLVNNAGFGHEGSVFDTSEEAFDDLMNVHFKGVYFLTQKLLDAMNDGGGIVNISSGLARFSFPGYSAYAAMKGAVEVYTRYLAKELGTRKIKANTVAPGAINTDFNKDRFEAAPQVVEIIASLTALGRVGEAEDIGSVVAFLCIDDAAWINGQRIEASGGMFV
- a CDS encoding class I SAM-dependent methyltransferase, with the translated sequence MIKIHKLLGILPILISFVSVCAQDGPYSYKKNDPNGIGKWYMGREIAHVMGFQGMYWLERPEREREEKATKLLENMQLSETDVIADIGAGSGYHVFKMAEKTPKGIIYAVDIQEEMLEALKFRKREFKAGNVEIVRGSEKNVNLPKNTLDKVLIVDVYHEMGYPMEMMRSIYNAMKKEGKLFLIEYRGEDPSVPIKRLHKMTEEQAVKEMAAVGFVLKENIDNLPWQHCMVFVKEIN
- a CDS encoding CIA30 family protein; the protein is MKAQTLFDANTNPNSKNWYIIDDVVMGGRSSGEFGITKEGNAKFSGTVSLENNGGFSSVRYVMETLRVTPESKVRIRLKGDGSNYQFRVRHQRGSYYSYITKFETTGNWQTLDFQLKDLYPTFRGRRLNFPNFDHHKIEEITFLIANKVPQKFELTISRIELLD